A region from the Amycolatopsis camponoti genome encodes:
- a CDS encoding ArsR/SmtB family transcription factor, whose translation MAKTVTLPPIVHPTTDEITVEGVLRALADPVRLAIVRQLAAADHEIACGGLTVPVTKSTLTHHLSILRQAGVVAGRQEGTTRFNALRRNDLDALFPGLLTGVLAAPR comes from the coding sequence ATGGCCAAGACCGTCACGCTGCCGCCGATCGTCCACCCGACGACGGACGAGATCACCGTCGAAGGCGTGCTCCGCGCTCTCGCCGACCCGGTGCGCCTGGCGATCGTGCGCCAGCTCGCGGCCGCGGACCACGAGATCGCGTGCGGCGGGCTGACCGTGCCGGTGACCAAGTCCACACTCACCCACCACCTGAGCATCCTGCGCCAGGCCGGCGTCGTGGCCGGCCGCCAGGAGGGGACGACCCGGTTCAACGCGTTGCGCCGCAACGACCTCGACGCCCTGTTCCCGGGCCTGCTGACCGGCGTTCTGGCCGCTCCGCGCTGA
- a CDS encoding MFS transporter, whose protein sequence is MSAPSSSRISVLAFGAFGVGTSGYIVAGLLPALTGELHVSATAAAQLVTAFAIAYAVGSPIFAAVTGTWERRALLVAALVVTAAGNLFAALAPGYGTLLLARVVTAVGAAVFTPAASAVAAELSSPERRGRAVALVFGGLTVALIFGVPLGSLISQHLGYRTAFALVAAFSLASALAVRVALPSVAAPPKVSLAERFAAGRDPRVLVMLAVTVLGCLAAFMVYTFVSPLLAATAGVHGTAVTVLLFCYGVGGAVGNFAAGRATDRWGSRTPLLVVTAAITVVLALLPIATTTPIVAGVALFVWGVATWSFSPPVQHRLIELAPGHAGLVLSLNASAIYLGVGLSGVVGGAVLDSGGPLLLPEVAAALTLVALVLVGTAWGRVRGRREEVAVG, encoded by the coding sequence ATGTCCGCACCCTCGTCCTCGAGGATCTCGGTGCTGGCCTTCGGCGCGTTCGGCGTCGGGACCAGCGGCTACATCGTCGCCGGGCTGCTGCCGGCGCTGACCGGCGAGCTGCACGTGTCGGCCACCGCCGCGGCGCAGCTCGTCACGGCCTTCGCCATCGCGTACGCGGTCGGCTCGCCGATCTTCGCCGCCGTCACCGGCACCTGGGAGCGCCGGGCGCTGCTGGTCGCCGCGCTCGTCGTCACCGCCGCCGGCAACCTGTTCGCGGCACTCGCACCCGGCTACGGCACGCTCCTGCTGGCCCGGGTGGTGACCGCGGTCGGCGCCGCGGTGTTCACCCCGGCGGCCAGCGCGGTCGCGGCCGAACTGAGCAGCCCGGAACGCCGGGGCCGCGCCGTCGCGCTGGTGTTCGGCGGCCTGACCGTCGCGCTCATCTTCGGCGTCCCGCTGGGCAGCCTCATTTCGCAGCACCTCGGCTACCGGACGGCGTTCGCGCTGGTCGCGGCGTTCTCGCTGGCGAGCGCGCTGGCCGTGCGGGTGGCGCTGCCGTCGGTCGCCGCGCCGCCGAAGGTGAGCCTGGCCGAGCGGTTCGCCGCGGGCCGCGACCCGCGCGTGCTCGTCATGCTGGCCGTGACGGTGCTCGGCTGCCTCGCCGCGTTCATGGTCTACACGTTCGTGTCACCGCTGCTGGCCGCGACCGCGGGCGTTCACGGCACGGCGGTCACGGTGCTGCTCTTCTGCTACGGCGTCGGCGGCGCGGTCGGCAACTTCGCCGCCGGCCGGGCGACCGACCGCTGGGGTTCGCGCACGCCGCTGCTGGTCGTGACGGCCGCGATCACCGTGGTGCTGGCGCTGCTGCCGATCGCGACCACGACGCCGATCGTGGCGGGTGTCGCGCTGTTCGTGTGGGGCGTGGCGACGTGGTCGTTCAGCCCGCCGGTGCAGCACCGCCTGATCGAGCTGGCCCCGGGCCACGCGGGTCTGGTGCTGTCGCTCAACGCGTCGGCGATCTACCTCGGCGTGGGGCTGTCCGGCGTGGTCGGCGGAGCGGTCCTCGACTCCGGCGGGCCGCTGCTGCTCCCGGAGGTCGCGGCGGCGCTGACCCTGGTGGCGCTGGTGCTCGTCGGCACCGCGTGGGGCCGGGTCCGCGGACGTCGTGAAGAGGTCGCCGTGGGTTAG
- a CDS encoding DUF1918 domain-containing protein: protein MHAGVGDEIQVHGRTVGSAEQRGEILEVRGPDGAPPYLVRFADGHEALVFPGPDCEVQAHAD from the coding sequence ATGCACGCCGGAGTGGGAGACGAAATCCAGGTACACGGCCGTACCGTCGGGTCGGCCGAGCAGCGCGGCGAGATCCTCGAAGTCCGCGGGCCCGACGGCGCCCCGCCCTACCTGGTGCGGTTCGCCGACGGGCACGAGGCGCTCGTCTTCCCCGGGCCGGACTGCGAAGTCCAGGCCCACGCCGACTAA
- a CDS encoding TrmH family RNA methyltransferase — protein sequence MAAPLWPLHGANLGTLLRTCDAVGACLAVPRFPWVPEALRRGNTLRRPACVHWVHDPPGWLARERAAGTHVVGVELAEEAVRLADLPAARGRMIAVLGHEQTGIPPEVLDLLDTVVEIPMVGTGASLNVAVAGSLVLYKLAGLL from the coding sequence GTGGCCGCCCCGCTCTGGCCGCTGCACGGCGCGAACCTCGGCACGCTCCTGCGCACCTGCGACGCGGTGGGCGCGTGCCTCGCAGTGCCGCGGTTCCCCTGGGTACCGGAGGCGCTGCGCCGCGGCAACACGTTGCGGCGTCCGGCGTGCGTGCACTGGGTGCACGACCCGCCGGGCTGGCTGGCCCGCGAACGGGCAGCGGGCACGCACGTGGTCGGCGTCGAGCTGGCGGAGGAAGCGGTGCGCCTGGCCGACCTTCCCGCCGCCCGCGGCCGCATGATCGCCGTGCTCGGCCACGAGCAGACCGGCATCCCGCCGGAAGTCCTCGACCTGCTCGACACCGTCGTCGAAATCCCGATGGTGGGGACCGGCGCGAGCCTCAACGTCGCCGTCGCGGGAAGCCTGGTCCTGTACAAACTCGCCGGCCTGCTGTGA
- a CDS encoding HhH-GPD-type base excision DNA repair protein, which translates to MLRELHLTGDPAADKLLNDDPFALLVGMLLDQQFPMEHAFAGPRKIADRMDGFALAKIAATDVEKFVEMCVVPPAIHRYGGSMARRVHALAEHIIENYDGRTEGLWLDGRPKPDGPEVLKRLRALPGFGEQKAKIFLALLGKQRGIQPKGWREAAGAYGDRGSRRSIADVTSAETLAQVRAFKKAAKAAAASS; encoded by the coding sequence ATGCTGCGCGAACTGCACCTGACCGGCGACCCGGCCGCCGACAAGCTGCTCAACGACGACCCGTTCGCCCTGCTCGTCGGCATGCTCCTCGACCAGCAGTTCCCGATGGAGCACGCGTTCGCCGGCCCGCGGAAGATCGCCGACCGGATGGACGGCTTCGCGCTGGCGAAGATCGCCGCGACCGACGTCGAGAAGTTCGTCGAGATGTGTGTCGTGCCGCCGGCCATCCACCGCTACGGCGGTTCGATGGCCCGCCGCGTCCACGCGCTCGCGGAGCACATCATCGAGAACTACGACGGCCGGACCGAGGGGCTCTGGCTCGACGGCCGCCCGAAGCCCGACGGCCCCGAAGTCCTGAAGCGGCTGCGGGCGCTGCCGGGGTTCGGCGAGCAGAAGGCGAAGATCTTCCTGGCTCTGCTGGGCAAGCAGCGCGGCATCCAGCCGAAGGGCTGGCGCGAGGCAGCCGGCGCGTACGGCGACCGCGGCTCGCGCCGGTCGATCGCCGACGTCACGAGCGCCGAGACGCTCGCCCAGGTCCGAGCGTTCAAGAAGGCCGCCAAGGCCGCCGCCGCGTCGAGCTAG
- a CDS encoding helix-turn-helix transcriptional regulator: MAHVEAWRPAVPGIAEVFHAHFITHAYPLHTHDTWTLLIVDDGVIRYDLDRHHHGALGTAVTLLPPNVAHDGRAATSHGFRKRVLYLDTSVLGEDLVGAAVDQPSVADGLLRTRIHQLHASLAEPGDALEAESRLALVAERLRTHLGRTETHPPKQGLADDLRDLLDARLPEAVTLAEAGETLGAHPAHLVRCFGARFGLPPHRYLTGRRVDRARRLLLDGAPAAEVAVTAGFTDQAHLTRHFKRYLGTTPSRYSKAR, translated from the coding sequence ATGGCCCACGTGGAAGCTTGGCGGCCGGCGGTCCCGGGGATCGCCGAGGTCTTCCACGCCCACTTCATCACGCACGCCTACCCGTTGCACACGCACGACACGTGGACGCTGCTGATCGTCGACGACGGCGTCATCCGCTACGACCTCGACCGCCACCACCACGGCGCGCTCGGGACGGCGGTGACGCTGCTGCCCCCGAACGTCGCGCACGACGGGCGCGCCGCGACCAGCCACGGCTTCCGCAAGCGCGTGCTCTACCTGGACACGTCGGTGCTGGGCGAGGACCTCGTCGGCGCGGCGGTCGACCAGCCGAGCGTCGCCGACGGCCTGCTGCGCACCCGGATCCACCAGCTGCACGCGTCGCTGGCCGAGCCGGGCGACGCGCTCGAGGCCGAAAGCCGGCTCGCGCTCGTCGCCGAGCGGCTGCGCACCCACCTGGGCCGGACCGAGACGCACCCGCCGAAGCAGGGGCTCGCGGACGACCTGCGAGACCTGCTCGACGCTCGCCTGCCCGAAGCGGTGACGCTCGCCGAAGCGGGCGAGACGCTCGGCGCGCACCCGGCGCACCTCGTCCGCTGCTTCGGCGCGCGGTTCGGCCTGCCACCGCACCGCTACCTGACGGGCCGCCGCGTCGACCGCGCGCGCCGGCTGCTGCTCGACGGCGCTCCCGCCGCGGAGGTCGCCGTGACGGCCGGGTTCACCGACCAGGCCCACCTGACCCGGCACTTCAAGCGGTACCTGGGCACGACGCCGTCGCGGTACTCGAAGGCTCGTTGA
- a CDS encoding DUF2000 domain-containing protein, whose protein sequence is MTSFDTKIAVLLRDDLASWQRLNVTAFLVSGIAHVTPELMGEPYADADGTEYLPMFGQPVMVFSGSADVLTAAHTRALGRGLRFSIFTDELFHTGNDDDNRAAVRAVPGEKLALAGLAVHGPKNAVDKILKGASLHR, encoded by the coding sequence ATGACTTCCTTCGACACGAAGATCGCCGTCCTGCTGCGCGACGACCTGGCGTCCTGGCAGCGGCTGAACGTCACCGCGTTCCTGGTGAGCGGGATCGCCCACGTGACGCCGGAGCTGATGGGCGAGCCCTACGCGGACGCCGACGGCACGGAGTACCTGCCGATGTTCGGCCAGCCGGTGATGGTGTTCTCGGGCAGCGCGGACGTCCTGACCGCGGCGCACACCCGCGCGCTGGGCCGCGGGCTGCGGTTCTCGATCTTCACCGACGAGCTGTTCCACACGGGCAACGACGACGACAACCGGGCGGCGGTCCGCGCGGTGCCGGGGGAGAAGCTCGCGCTGGCCGGGCTCGCGGTGCACGGCCCGAAGAACGCCGTGGACAAGATCCTCAAGGGCGCGTCGCTGCACCGCTGA
- a CDS encoding class I SAM-dependent methyltransferase: MDHASRAALFDGTAENYDEDTFHAQVADALVAPLPAGPGLVLDVATGTGFAAYAALRLKPSRVLAVDLSPAMVAQAAAKAASLDPAGVITWQVGPAVPMPADDGSADVVLCASSLHFLGAVAFADWLRVLRPGGRLAFSVVSGARFKPSGPFAAFVPADLSFPLDETGAAALASSAGFRDVSARTFTVDGGDRVRSVFLVHATAP, encoded by the coding sequence GTGGACCACGCATCGCGGGCAGCGCTGTTCGACGGCACGGCCGAGAACTACGACGAAGACACCTTCCACGCCCAGGTGGCGGACGCGCTGGTCGCGCCGCTGCCGGCCGGGCCGGGGCTCGTGCTGGACGTCGCCACCGGGACGGGGTTCGCGGCGTACGCGGCTTTGCGGCTGAAGCCTTCTCGCGTGCTGGCCGTCGATCTCTCGCCGGCGATGGTGGCTCAAGCCGCGGCGAAGGCCGCTTCGCTCGATCCTGCCGGGGTGATCACCTGGCAGGTCGGGCCGGCGGTGCCGATGCCCGCGGACGACGGTTCGGCCGACGTCGTGCTGTGCGCGTCCTCGCTGCACTTCCTGGGCGCGGTCGCGTTCGCCGACTGGCTGCGGGTGCTCCGGCCGGGCGGACGGCTGGCGTTTTCGGTGGTTTCGGGGGCGCGGTTCAAGCCGTCCGGCCCCTTCGCGGCGTTCGTGCCGGCGGACTTGTCGTTCCCCCTCGACGAAACCGGCGCCGCGGCCCTGGCCTCGTCGGCGGGGTTCCGGGACGTCTCGGCCCGGACGTTCACGGTCGACGGCGGCGACCGGGTGCGGAGCGTCTTCCTGGTGCACGCGACGGCCCCGTGA
- a CDS encoding DUF2203 domain-containing protein, whose amino-acid sequence MGLFTVAEACDELAKLRPVLDELVRVRADAAELAASLRPGGRATELGGLPEWKAAQARLDDLMTTVQRTGAELKGFAPLLVDFPAELDGVDVLLCWLEGDRELGWYHRTDLGFAGRRPLKIAGPPD is encoded by the coding sequence ATGGGTTTGTTCACCGTCGCCGAAGCCTGCGACGAACTGGCGAAGCTGCGGCCGGTCCTCGACGAACTGGTGCGCGTGCGGGCCGACGCGGCCGAGCTCGCGGCGTCGCTGCGGCCCGGCGGGCGCGCCACCGAGCTGGGCGGGCTGCCCGAGTGGAAGGCCGCGCAGGCCCGGCTCGACGACCTGATGACGACGGTCCAGCGCACCGGCGCCGAGCTCAAGGGGTTCGCGCCGCTGCTGGTCGACTTCCCGGCCGAGCTCGACGGCGTCGACGTGCTGCTGTGCTGGCTCGAGGGTGATCGCGAGCTGGGCTGGTACCACCGCACCGACCTGGGCTTCGCCGGCCGCCGTCCGCTGAAAATCGCTGGTCCGCCGGACTAG